Proteins encoded together in one Microcebus murinus isolate Inina chromosome 18, M.murinus_Inina_mat1.0, whole genome shotgun sequence window:
- the ZNF594 gene encoding LOW QUALITY PROTEIN: zinc finger protein 594 (The sequence of the model RefSeq protein was modified relative to this genomic sequence to represent the inferred CDS: deleted 2 bases in 1 codon): MVAPPKTNSSPVPGREALCLDSETRNKMKEWKSKMEISEEKYLARTATERLQRHISQECELVETSDPEDKLLRHWVSPLKDAVSHLPSQQRGISEINLIPKKATTGKRGHGSNETEKILPARERSHRYVVCGQSFKQKSGLNEHQKVHNINKTYECKECGKTFSRSSNLIIHQRIHTGKKPYVCNECGKNFNQSSNLIIHQRIHTGKKPYTCQECGKDFNQSSNLVRHKRIHSGENPYECKECGKAFKGSSNLVLHQRIHSGGKPYVCNECGKAFNQSSDLITHHRIHTGEKPYECYDCGQTFSQSSHLVTHQRIHTGEKPFKCNECEKAFRQRSRLTEHQRLHSGEKPYECHECGKSFSGRTAFLKHQRLHTGKELECEKACTSDLELIKQQKIPREEKPYECTECGKTFRGSSDLIRHWMIHTGEKPYECNACGKAFSQRSHLVTHQKIHTGEKPYQCNECGKAFRQRSLLTQHRRIHSGEKPYECKECGKAFIWRTAFLKHQRLHTGEKFEECEKTFSKNKELREEQRIHQEENTFRCNQCGRTFRGSSDLIRHQVTHTGDKPYECKECGKTFNQSSDLMRHHRTHSGEKPYVCTKCGKSFRSSSDLIKHHRVHTGEKPYKCPGCGKAFSQNSHLISHQRIHTREKPFECSNCEKSFSGHTAFLKHQKLHTGKKFEECESLQTRLILIGITNLMNVVKVGKHLMETTSYCTTENFYCWINYLKVGKHRKILLDKKHINVMKWKSKKPLDIVTFFFLPQS; the protein is encoded by the exons ATGGTGGCTCCACCAAAAACGAACAGCTCACCAGTACCAGGAAGAGAAGCCCTTTGTCTCG ATTCTGAGACCAGGAATAAGATGAAGGAATGGAAGTCAAAGATGgaaatttctgaagaaaaatatttagcaagGACAGCAACAGAAAGACTCCAAAGACACATCTCCCAGGAATGTGAGTTAGTTGAAACCAGTGATCCTGAGGACAAGTTATTGAGACATTGGGTAAGCCCCTTAAAGGATGCAGTGAGCCATCTCCCTTCCCAACAGAGAGGTATCAGTGAAATTAATCTCATCCCCAAGAAAGCCACTACAGGAAAGAGAGGCCATGGAtctaatgaaacagaaaaaatacttCCTGCAAGAGAAAGATCCCATAGATATGTGGTCTGTGGACAAAGCTTCAAACAGAAGTCAGGattaaatgaacatcagaaaGTGCATAATATAAATAAGacctatgaatgtaaggaatgtggaaaaacCTTCAGTCGGAGCTCAAACCTGATCatacatcagagaattcatacaggaaagaaaccatatgtatgtaatgaatgtggaaaaaattttaatcaaagtTCAAATCTTATTATACAccagagaattcatacaggaAAGAAACCTTATACATGTCAGGAATGTGGAAAAGACTTCAATCAAAGTTCTAACCTGGTTAGACATAAGAGAATTCACAGTGGTGAGAATCCCTATGAATGTAAAGAGTGTGGAAAGGCCTTTAAGGGAAGCTCAAACCTTGTCCTACACCAGAGAATCCACAGTGGAGGGAAGCCATATGTATGCaatgaatgtgggaaggccttcaaTCAAAGCTCAGATCTTATTACACATCacagaattcacactggagagaaaccctatgaatgttatGACTGTGGACAAACATTCAGTCAAAGTTCACACCTTGTCacacatcagagaattcatactggagagaaacccttcAAGTGTAATGAATGTGAAAAAGCCTTCAGGCAGCGTTCTCGCCTTACTGAACACCAGAGACtccacagtggagagaaaccctatgaatgtcaTGAATGTGGGAAATCCTTTAGTGGGCGCACAGCTTTTCTTAAACATCAGAGACTACATACTGGAAAGGAACTTGAATGTGAAAAAGCTTGCACTTCTGACTTAGAACTTATCAAACAACAGAAAATTCCTAGGGAAgaaaaaccttatgaatgtaCTGAGTGTGGAAAAACTTTTCGGGGAAGTTCAGACCTCATTCGGCACTGGatgattcatactggagagaaaccctatgaatgtaatgcatgtgggaaagcctttagccAGAGGTCACACCTTGTTACACACCAGaagattcatactggagagaagccttatcaatgcaatgaatgtggaaaagccttcaggCAACGTTCCCTTCTTACTCAACATCGGAGAATCCATAGTGGTGAAaagccctatgaatgtaaggaatgtggaaaagccttcattTGGCGCACAGCTTTTCTCAAACATCAGAGacttcatactggagagaaattCGAAGAATGTGAGAAAACCTTCAGCAAGAATAAGGAGCTTAGGGAAGAGCAGAGAATTCACCAGGAAGAGAACACTTTTAGGTGTAATCAGTGTGGTAGAACTTTCCGAGGCAGCTCAGACCTCATCAGACATCAGGTAACTCATACAGGAGATAAACCatatgaatgtaaagaatgtggcaaaactttCAATCAGAGCTCAGACCTTATGAGACATCATAGAACTCACAGTGGAGAAAAACCTTATGTATGCACTAAATGTGGGAAATCTTTTAGGAGCAGCTCAGATCTTATTAAACACCATCGtgttcatactggagagaaaccctataaatgccCTGGatgtgggaaggccttcagtCAGAACTCACACcttattagtcatcagagaattcacacccGAGAGAAACCCTTTGAATGTAGCAACTGTGAGAAGTCCTTCAGTGGACACACAGCTTTTCTTAAACACCAGAAACTTCACACTGGAAAGAAATTTGAGGAATGT GAAAGTCTTCAAACAAGACTTATTCTAATAGGTATCACAAACCTAATGAATGTAGTAAAAGTAGGAAAACACCTGATGGAGACCACATCTTATTGCACTacagaaaatttttattgttggataaactatttaaaggtaggaaaacacagaaaaatcctACTggataaaaaacatataaatgtaaTGAAGTGGAAAAGCAAAAAGCCCTTGGACAtagtcacctttttttttctgcctcagaGTTGA